In Wolinella succinogenes DSM 1740, a single genomic region encodes these proteins:
- a CDS encoding lipid A biosynthesis lauroyl acyltransferase — translation MRDWMLKRLFFLASRLFHLLPPKVLLGLAKAIGALLARLDNKRGKDAMANLNFAYGESLSQEEKERIIKRCYVSLVYNVFDFLRLGVMSQEELLSSLEVESEEPIQRVLQEGRPVIIVTAHYGSWELASLFIGLRYLPLAIVGRLFDDAVIDEMIFKTRERFGITLVNKNGAMRELVRALKAGKNLGIVVDQNTSDQEGILVDFFGKRVRHTPSASILARRFGAYILPAFVKSSGDYTRHTICFDEPFLVERSEDMERDILEATQRQAQATEKIIREKPDDWFWFHRRFKNQYEEIYRHE, via the coding sequence ATGAGGGATTGGATGTTAAAGAGGCTTTTCTTCCTCGCCTCACGCCTCTTTCACCTTCTCCCGCCAAAGGTGCTTTTGGGGTTGGCCAAAGCCATAGGCGCGCTCTTGGCGAGGCTGGACAACAAGCGCGGCAAGGATGCCATGGCCAATCTCAATTTTGCTTATGGAGAGAGCCTAAGTCAAGAGGAGAAGGAGCGAATCATCAAGCGCTGCTATGTGAGCCTCGTCTATAATGTTTTTGATTTTCTGCGCCTAGGAGTGATGAGCCAAGAGGAGCTTCTCTCTAGCCTTGAAGTGGAGAGTGAAGAGCCGATTCAAAGAGTGCTCCAAGAGGGGCGACCCGTGATTATTGTCACGGCTCATTATGGGAGCTGGGAGCTCGCTTCACTTTTTATTGGTCTGCGCTATCTCCCACTTGCAATCGTGGGGAGACTCTTTGATGATGCGGTGATTGATGAGATGATCTTTAAGACTAGAGAGCGCTTTGGAATCACGCTGGTGAATAAAAATGGCGCCATGAGGGAGCTGGTGCGTGCGCTCAAAGCAGGGAAGAATCTAGGAATCGTAGTCGATCAAAATACGAGCGATCAAGAGGGAATCTTGGTTGATTTCTTTGGCAAGCGCGTGCGCCACACCCCTTCGGCCTCAATTTTGGCGCGGCGATTTGGGGCGTATATCTTGCCAGCGTTTGTGAAGAGCAGCGGAGATTACACGCGTCACACCATCTGTTTTGACGAGCCCTTTTTAGTGGAGAGGAGCGAGGATATGGAGCGAGATATTCTAGAGGCCACCCAACGCCAAGCTCAGGCTACTGAGAAAATTATCCGCGAGAAGCCTGATGATTGGTTCTGGTTTCATCGGCGCTTCAAGAATCAATATGAGGAGATCTATCGCCATGAATAA
- the waaC gene encoding lipopolysaccharide heptosyltransferase I, with protein sequence MKIAIVKLSAMGDLIHLGVFLPLLKELLPELSITWVVDEAFAPLLENSPWIDTLYPLPLKRAWKSRDVRSLLEMARALGRLERFDRVIDAQGLLKSALIASLIPAKERWGFDRASAKEGLGALFYHHGVNISYKEHILKRNAKLLGESLGISISKPLRLKEAFGYSKEALERVRVLLKVSPKKKILLVLEASKSNKIYPKERFLELARLCPEEVYLLWHNDPLSAEFIACNHSDAILLPKLNLDEVKALVSLMDGVVGGDTGVTHLAWAMERASVTLFGNTPLERFALEGERNRALRAEGASDYDKGDFSIAKISPLEVRERIEEVL encoded by the coding sequence GTGAAAATTGCAATCGTCAAACTTTCCGCGATGGGTGATCTCATCCATCTAGGGGTTTTTCTCCCGCTTTTAAAAGAGCTTCTGCCCGAGCTCTCTATCACTTGGGTGGTGGATGAGGCTTTTGCCCCCTTGCTTGAGAATTCTCCTTGGATTGATACGCTCTATCCGCTCCCCCTGAAGCGGGCATGGAAGAGCCGAGATGTTCGCTCGCTCCTTGAGATGGCTAGAGCTCTAGGGCGCTTGGAGCGCTTTGATAGAGTGATCGATGCGCAAGGGCTGCTCAAATCCGCCTTGATTGCCTCACTTATTCCAGCCAAAGAGCGATGGGGATTTGATCGCGCTTCGGCCAAAGAGGGCTTGGGGGCGCTCTTTTATCACCATGGAGTGAACATCTCCTACAAGGAGCACATCCTAAAGCGCAACGCCAAACTACTGGGCGAATCTTTGGGCATTTCTATCTCCAAGCCTCTGCGCCTCAAAGAGGCTTTTGGATACTCTAAAGAGGCGTTAGAGCGTGTGCGTGTGCTATTAAAGGTGAGCCCAAAAAAGAAGATTCTTTTGGTCTTGGAGGCCTCTAAGAGCAACAAAATCTACCCCAAAGAGCGATTCTTGGAGCTTGCAAGGCTATGCCCTGAGGAGGTCTATCTTTTGTGGCATAATGACCCTTTGAGTGCGGAGTTTATCGCCTGCAATCACTCTGATGCGATCTTGTTGCCTAAGCTTAATTTGGATGAGGTGAAGGCACTGGTGAGCCTTATGGATGGAGTGGTGGGAGGCGATACGGGGGTCACTCATCTGGCTTGGGCGATGGAGAGAGCCTCGGTGACGCTCTTTGGCAACACTCCCTTGGAGCGATTCGCCCTAGAGGGGGAGCGGAATCGAGCCCTTCGAGCCGAGGGGGCGAGCGATTATGACAAGGGAGACTTCTCCATCGCGAAGATATCCCCTTTAGAGGTGAGAGAGAGAATCGAGGAGGTTTTATGA